The following nucleotide sequence is from Gymnodinialimonas phycosphaerae.
CGAAATACGCGAGGTCGCATTCGCCGGGCACCCGCCAATCAAGCATGAAGAACCCGGCGGGCCAGCCGTTCTTGATTGCCGTCCAGATCACCACATCCGGGCTGCGCACAAAGGCTTGCAGGGCGGCGGGGTCTTCCTCGGCCTGATCGAAACGGTCCTGCCACTCGTACTCGCGCCCCACGGCGTCATAGAGCGACAGGAAATACCACACGGGCGGGTCGATCGCCCGGTCCAGGCGGACGTCGCCGGGCAATTGTGCCGGGCCGTACGGGGGTCGCTCGGGCATTTCCAGGTAGGTGATCGTGAAGGGCACTTCCGTCCCCGCAGGGAGAACGCTCATCCCGTTTCGACCTTCAACTGCTCGAACTGCCCCCACTCGGACCACGAGCCGTCGTACAGTGAAACATCCATGTGCCCCAGCCGCGTCAGCCCCAACATCAGGATCGCCGCCGTCACACCGGACCCACAGGTGGTGATGATCCGCTTGTCCATATCCACGCCTCCCGCCTCGAACGCGGCGCGCAGGGCGGCGCCCTCTTTCATCGTACCGTCCGCGTTGAACAGCGTCGCATAATGGACGTTCTTGGAATTCGGGATACGCCCGGAACGCAACTCGGGGCGCGCCTCGGGCTCTTCGCCCCTGAACCGGGCGGGCGACCGGGCGTCAACGATCTGCCAATCCCCGAGTTTGCTTGCAGACGCGACCTGCGTGACATCCTTCACCAAATGGGCCTGGCGTTGCACCGTCATGTGGCGGTCGCGCACGATCGGGGGCATGTCCTCCATGGCGCGCCCTTCGTCCAGCCACTTGGGCAAACCGCCGTCCAGAACCGCGACATCTGTCTTTCCCATCAAACGGAAGTTCCACCAGACCCGCGGGGCCGAGAACATTCCCATGCCATCATAGACCACCACCTGATGCCCATCGCCCACGCCCATCGCCCGCATCCGGGACATGAACTTCTCCACCGGCGCCACCATATGCGGCAATGTCGAGCGCCCATCGGCGATCTCGTCGATATCGAAGAACCGGGCGCCGGGGATGTGGCCCGCAGCATATTCGGCACGGGCATCGCGGCCCATATCGGCCAGATAGTAAGAGGCATCGATGATCCGCAGATCGGGATCGTCCAGATGCGCCGCCAACCACTCGGTCGAGACCAACGTCTTCGGGTCGTCGCCTACAATCACCCCGGCCATGGCACAGTCTCCCGTCACAATTGTTCCGGAAATGCCTACGCCGCCACCCGCGCCCACGCAAGGGCAGCGCATTGCCGCTCCCCGCTTCATCTTGCCAAATACAACTCAATCCGACGCGTGCCAAAGGCCCCAGCGTCAGCCGTTTTGCTTCAACAGCCGCGCCTTTTGCCGATCCCAATCGCGCTTGGCCGACGTCTCGCGCTTGTCCTGAGCCTTCTTGCCCTTGGCGATGCCGATCTTCAGCTTCACCAGACCCTTGTGGTTGAAGTACATCACGATCGGCACCAGCGTCATGCCTTCGCGCTGGGTGGCGTTCCAGAGCTTCGACAGCTCTTTCTTC
It contains:
- a CDS encoding GNAT family N-acetyltransferase, yielding MSVLPAGTEVPFTITYLEMPERPPYGPAQLPGDVRLDRAIDPPVWYFLSLYDAVGREYEWQDRFDQAEEDPAALQAFVRSPDVVIWTAIKNGWPAGFFMLDWRVPGECDLAYFGLVPQAVGTGLGPLLVQTAIATGWARDGVEKMTVNTCTLDHPAALRLYQKMGFVPVSREERMRVLAYDRDPARFP
- the sseA gene encoding 3-mercaptopyruvate sulfurtransferase, producing MAGVIVGDDPKTLVSTEWLAAHLDDPDLRIIDASYYLADMGRDARAEYAAGHIPGARFFDIDEIADGRSTLPHMVAPVEKFMSRMRAMGVGDGHQVVVYDGMGMFSAPRVWWNFRLMGKTDVAVLDGGLPKWLDEGRAMEDMPPIVRDRHMTVQRQAHLVKDVTQVASASKLGDWQIVDARSPARFRGEEPEARPELRSGRIPNSKNVHYATLFNADGTMKEGAALRAAFEAGGVDMDKRIITTCGSGVTAAILMLGLTRLGHMDVSLYDGSWSEWGQFEQLKVETG